In Bacillus toyonensis BCT-7112, a single window of DNA contains:
- a CDS encoding class I SAM-dependent methyltransferase, whose amino-acid sequence MVKELDLQSVQGTMLIPLWGRAYGSEKNKDILDDTEAIRIIKECDFDFSTIANTFGEYGCITYITRARKIDDTIKQFIAKHPNATIVNIGSGLDTTFSRIDNGTIHWYNLDLPDAISFRKTLIEDTPRNISITKSFFDTSWFDDIRYDPNDGILFISAGVFYYFKEEDLKEIIVAMSKRFPGGELYFDAESKFALNLSNATVKKSGNNGAMMYFYVNNPKSIEKWSSSIKVLSCSPFFKGIPTNKDWDGSTRIMMRIVNVIKMLKFVHLRFEK is encoded by the coding sequence ATGGTTAAAGAGTTAGATTTACAATCAGTACAAGGTACGATGCTTATTCCCCTATGGGGACGAGCATATGGCAGTGAGAAAAATAAGGATATTTTAGATGATACAGAGGCTATTCGAATAATTAAAGAATGCGATTTTGACTTCTCAACAATAGCAAATACATTTGGCGAATACGGATGTATCACATACATTACCCGTGCACGAAAAATTGATGATACGATAAAACAATTTATAGCAAAACACCCGAACGCCACTATAGTAAATATCGGTTCAGGACTAGATACTACTTTTTCAAGAATTGATAACGGTACAATACATTGGTATAACCTTGATTTACCCGATGCAATCTCTTTTCGCAAGACTTTAATTGAAGATACACCTAGGAATATTAGCATCACTAAATCATTTTTTGATACTTCTTGGTTTGACGATATAAGATATGATCCAAACGACGGTATTCTTTTTATATCAGCAGGTGTATTTTATTACTTTAAAGAAGAAGATTTAAAAGAGATCATAGTTGCTATGTCAAAACGTTTTCCTGGAGGAGAGCTATATTTTGATGCTGAATCAAAATTCGCACTGAACCTTTCGAATGCAACCGTAAAAAAATCTGGTAATAACGGCGCGATGATGTATTTTTATGTAAACAATCCAAAATCAATAGAAAAATGGTCTTCTTCCATAAAAGTATTAAGTTGCTCCCCTTTCTTTAAAGGTATACCTACAAATAAAGATTGGGATGGTAGTACACGTATTATGATGCGAATTGTAAACGTAATAAAGATGTTGAAGTTTGTTCATTTGCGGTTTGAAAAATAA
- a CDS encoding MarR family winged helix-turn-helix transcriptional regulator: MSHKELLNEYMNLLLNMSGTFKFLSEKSSEFTHLEQHVVEYLAQQKVPVNSKMIANYLNIPKQQLSVTLRNLELNGYIVKKQDTVDKRAVLISLTEKAEKVHYERWKQIYKNFTVNLEKLSEEDRRDLTYGLYKTNTMLSKMLHND; encoded by the coding sequence ATGTCTCATAAAGAATTATTAAACGAATACATGAATTTATTATTAAATATGTCAGGTACTTTCAAATTTCTATCAGAAAAATCCTCTGAATTTACACATTTAGAACAACACGTAGTGGAGTATCTCGCCCAGCAAAAAGTACCTGTAAATTCAAAGATGATTGCTAATTATTTAAACATTCCTAAGCAACAATTAAGTGTAACTTTACGTAATTTAGAACTAAACGGCTATATTGTAAAAAAACAAGATACGGTAGACAAAAGAGCTGTATTAATTTCTCTGACAGAAAAGGCTGAAAAGGTACATTATGAGAGATGGAAACAAATTTATAAAAATTTCACAGTAAACCTCGAAAAGTTATCTGAAGAAGATAGGCGGGATTTAACTTACGGACTATATAAAACAAATACAATGCTCTCAAAAATGTTACATAACGACTAA
- a CDS encoding GNAT family N-acetyltransferase, with the protein MKTKISYTIEHPTNFNELVALYESLGWNSLKLTVNELEQMCKQSWYVIYAFKEQQLIGMGRVISDGVITGVICGVCVLPKYQSIGIGKEIVERLIQHCEQKKVIPQLMCVEKLQSYYESIGFEVFSVGMTKHIKR; encoded by the coding sequence ATGAAAACTAAAATAAGCTACACAATTGAACATCCAACAAATTTCAATGAATTAGTAGCTTTATATGAATCTTTAGGATGGAATTCTCTAAAATTAACGGTTAATGAATTGGAACAAATGTGTAAACAAAGTTGGTATGTGATATATGCTTTTAAAGAGCAACAATTAATTGGCATGGGGCGTGTTATATCTGATGGTGTAATAACAGGCGTTATTTGTGGTGTATGTGTATTGCCAAAATATCAGTCCATTGGCATTGGAAAAGAAATAGTAGAACGATTAATCCAGCACTGTGAACAAAAAAAGGTTATTCCCCAACTGATGTGTGTGGAAAAATTGCAATCTTACTATGAATCTATAGGGTTTGAGGTATTCTCTGTTGGGATGACAAAACATATTAAAAGATAG
- a CDS encoding MBL fold metallo-hydrolase: protein MEIAKGVEMLQLELQEFIIHLILLWDDEMAVLIDTGFPGQIEDIQVEMERVDVSFDKLKAVILTHQDIDHTGSLPELLQNCGSNIKVYAHELDKPYIEGDLPLLKGGNVENLPKGKVSDTVIDGQELPYCGGILILHTPGHTPGHISLYLKQSKTLIAGDSMYSVNGMLGGIHAPTTLDVQEAQQSLKKYLNLDIESVVCYHGGLSKGNINAQIQNL from the coding sequence ATGGAGATTGCTAAAGGGGTAGAAATGTTACAACTTGAATTACAAGAATTTATTATTCACCTAATTCTTTTATGGGATGATGAAATGGCAGTATTAATAGATACTGGCTTCCCTGGACAAATTGAAGATATACAAGTAGAGATGGAGAGAGTTGACGTATCGTTTGATAAATTAAAAGCAGTGATTTTAACGCATCAGGATATAGATCATACAGGTAGTCTTCCAGAGTTGTTGCAGAACTGTGGAAGTAATATTAAAGTTTATGCGCACGAGCTAGATAAGCCGTATATTGAAGGGGATTTACCTTTATTGAAAGGTGGAAATGTGGAGAATCTACCAAAAGGAAAAGTGAGTGATACTGTGATTGATGGACAAGAACTTCCGTATTGCGGTGGCATACTAATTCTCCATACGCCAGGACACACGCCGGGTCATATTAGTTTATATTTGAAACAAAGTAAAACTCTTATCGCTGGGGATTCAATGTATAGTGTAAATGGAATGTTAGGAGGAATTCATGCTCCAACTACTTTGGATGTTCAGGAAGCACAACAGTCTTTGAAGAAGTATTTAAATCTAGATATTGAATCCGTAGTTTGTTACCATGGGGGATTAAGTAAAGGGAATATAAATGCACAAATTCAAAATTTGTAA
- a CDS encoding TetR/AcrR family transcriptional regulator, protein MEQKQRPLGRPRQNKNTKSTKEIILEVATRLFLTQNYQVVSMDEVAKECGVTKATVYYYYSTKADLFTATMIQMMIRIRENMDQILSTNKTLEERLLDFATVYLHATMDIDMKNFMKDAKHSLSEEQLKELKNAEDNMYEVLEKALHNAMQLGEISKGNPKFAAHAFVSLLSIGNFKDENHNPILANIDELAQEIVSFYWNGLGHSY, encoded by the coding sequence TTGGAACAAAAACAACGTCCTCTCGGAAGACCTCGTCAAAATAAAAATACAAAATCTACAAAAGAAATAATTTTAGAAGTTGCAACTCGATTATTTCTTACTCAAAATTATCAAGTCGTTTCTATGGATGAGGTCGCGAAAGAATGCGGTGTTACGAAAGCAACCGTCTACTATTACTATTCTACAAAAGCTGATTTATTTACCGCTACTATGATTCAAATGATGATACGTATAAGAGAGAATATGGATCAAATACTTTCCACGAATAAAACTTTGGAAGAAAGGTTGTTAGACTTCGCTACAGTATACTTACACGCAACGATGGATATTGACATGAAGAACTTTATGAAAGATGCAAAACACTCTTTATCTGAAGAGCAGTTGAAAGAATTAAAAAATGCCGAAGATAACATGTATGAAGTGTTGGAAAAAGCACTTCATAACGCGATGCAACTTGGAGAAATAAGTAAAGGCAATCCTAAATTTGCTGCCCATGCTTTCGTATCTTTATTATCAATTGGGAATTTTAAGGATGAAAATCACAATCCTATTCTTGCAAATATAGATGAATTAGCACAAGAAATCGTTTCTTTTTATTGGAACGGGTTAGGTCATTCGTATTAA